AAGGATTTGCTCAGATTCTAAGGTTCATTTTGGCAGTCGTGAAACCTTTTGTTCCTCTGAATCAATTGCATGAGGATCGGTTCTTGTTTTAGAACAATGTACCTTTTGTGATCATAATTATTCCGGTCAGGGATGTTCATTTCTGATTctaaatgcaaatttaaaatggAAAGCATACATGTATCATGATTTGATGCCTTTATTCTTAAATAAATAGAATAACCCTCGTAAATACATTTCCTTTTTGCTTTATTCTTATTCTCAAATTATTACAGTTTTCAATCATTTATACAACTTGGAGAGttcttgtatattttttatctggAATGTACAGGTTTGGTGAGCAAGGTTTTCCCTATTGACCAGACAGTGAATGAAGCCATCAAGACAGCAGAGAAGATAGCAGGCTTCTCCAAAATAACCTCAGCTATGTGCAAGGAGGCGGTCAATGCAGGTAATGGATCAAACTAATgtcataaataaatagttttgtttgattTTAGGTGTAATTATGCCCCCGGATGGTTGGCCTATACCAGTCAGGACTGTCTGTCTCTTTGTCAGTCTGTCCGGCATTATGTTTTCTGTACGTTTTTACGCAACtatttcagatattgagctgtttttgtcccctaccggtttcactggaggggacttatggtttgcactccgtctgtcagtctgtctgtcagtccgtcacacttttctggatcctgtgataactttaagttcttcatattttttcatgaaacttgaaacatggatagatggcaatatggacattatgcacttcttttcattttgttcatacatcaaaaattctggttgctatggcaacaaatagactagaaatactgctgaaaatggtggttttctggatcctgcgataactttaaaatttcttaatattttttcatgaaacctgcaacatggatggatggcaatatggaaattatgcacgtcatttcattttgttcctatgtcaaaaattgtggttgccatagcaacccaaaaaataataatctgaaaatggtggaatttctgacaatggtggagccggtaggggaccatattgcttgacaatagccttgtttgtTATAATATGAGTCTACCTACCTCACCTACAGATGAAGggtgagttttgttctggtccattgattttttgtgaACTAATGGGCCTTGGGCTTAACAATTTTCTCTTAAATACATTCATTGCGTCTTCAAAGcacagtagtgggcattgtgtttcacaaacactggTCTTGTTCTTATTTGCCATTGCTTATGTTTTTAAAGGCGGCATTAACACATGtacttttgttaatgctttgcttgtctgtctgtctgtctgtctatctgtctcgcttgttttatcaattataacttcattattcaGTATTTAACGAAAAACATAAAACTACATTACAATATAGGTTTGCTCAAATTGAGTGCAAGAGCAGAGGACAAGACTCATAAGTCTTTTCAATTTCTTGGAGTTAATTCCTTTTGGTTAATCTTATATTTTGATGAGACTTATGTATAACTCTGGTTTAATTGAAGAGATtgaaatgaaacttcatataatAAAAGGAGACAAAGCTTAGTGCAAGGATGATCATATATCTCTTGGGCATCATCAGATGTTTTATTAGACATAAAAGAAACTTGACGATGTGTTTGTCCAAATGTATTCTATTTaatagccccgtcacaccggactggcgtccttacagCGACCTAAGACagtgtttctggaaatttctgattgttgtagtaaggacgccaatgactttttcggtaaaaatgctgtttttcgtcttcccgtcacaccagcgtcctggtttatgtcgttctgcgcgtcctcacgGTGTCCTTAATACGTCCCAGGCGACCTTACCACGTTCGTTCTGCGTCCTTACCGCGACCAAAGCCGACCATACGTCGTCTGAGCGGTGTCCTTGGCGTTCTTAGTGCGTTCTTATTGCGAAcatagtcgttctgaggacgcaatagacgtacaaaggacgtactaaTGTCGCAATAAGGTTGCCGTACGGTGGCCTTGCAGTCAATGATCATTTTCTGTGGGTttgagcggcgaccacacgacgtccatggcgaccttacagcgaccctaccacgACCCTACCACGtctctactacaactactgcgtCTTTACAGCGTCCCTACAATgtccttaacagaacgccgtaaaacgccggacttcggcgactactttgaacatgttcaaagtggtcgccgtgGGCTCGCATCCTTAGCAATTCTCGGTGTCCTCACTGCGTCCTCTTGCGTCATTACTGCGTCCATCCGgcgtctatggcgtcctcactgcgatctgggtcgccgtaaggacgctaGTCCGGTGTGACGGGTGTATTATATGGAAAAGAGTTCCATGGGTCAAATGTTTGTTTCCCAATGATTGTTTCTGTCCTCCATGATGTTAATCTGCCtttctgtctgtcacactttgttTCGTAGTGAGATCTCATACATTATCTGCGTTGGATAAAACTTTATATGCACTTGGACTTTGGCATAGTTCATTCATGCTCAAGGATTTTTCAGGGAGTTATTGACTTTTGATTGTAAATTGATTATCATTTCATTCCACTCCATTTATTATTGTTGTCTTTTTAATAGTTATTAATTTCTGTAATTTATCATAGACACCAATTATCTAAATTTGATGAAACTCTGCACATAGCATCCTTATTGGTTGTTCTGCTCAAATAATGTCCTAGGGTATTTATGCCTTTTGGTAAATAACTTATTTTCTAAGGAATGATATATTTTTGTGTCAAATCACAGACCCTTATAATCAAAATTTGtttgaatttttatgtcccccactatagtagtgggggacatattgtttttgctctgtctgttggttggttggtctgttggttggtttgcgccaactttaacatttgcaataacttttacaatattgaagatagcaacttgatatttggcatgcatatgtatctcatggagctgcacattttgagtggtgaaaggtcaaggtcatccttcaaggtcaaaggtcaaatatatgggtcaaaatcgctcatttaatgtacacttttgcagtattttaatattcaagatagcaacttgatatttggcatgcatgtgtatctcatggagctgcacattttgagtggtgaaaggtcaaggtcatccttcaaggtcagatgtcaaatatatgtggccaaaatcgctcattttatgagcacttttgcaatattgaagatagcaacttgatatttggcatgcatgtgtatctcatggagctgcacattttgagtggtcaaaggtcaaggtcatccttcaaggtcagaggtcaaatatatgtggcccaaatcgctaattttatgaatacttttgcaatattgaagatagcaacttgatatttggcatgcatgtgtatctcatggagctgcacatttttagtggtgaaaggtcaaggtcatccttcaaggtcaaatatatgggtaaaaattgctcatgtaatgtcacttctgcaatattgaagctagcaattttatatttgaaatgcatgtgtatctcatggagctgcacattttgagtggtgaagggtcaaggtcaaggtcatcctacaaggtcagacgtcatatagggggacattgtgtttcacaaacacatcttgttttccaGTATTATTACAGCATTCACATATTGTCAAGTGTTCCGCTTGAGTGATTTATTAGGAGTTATTGCCCTATGACAAAAAAATGTTTCCACTCACAGTATCCAGTTCTCATGATCCCAATTTGATGAAACTTCCTATATCCTAAATGATGGGCATGCACACACTATCAAGTTGTTCTGCATCAATCTTCTTTAGGAAGTCACTGctctttcattaaaaataaaatgttttacaatGAATTTTTACATGTCTGTGCCCAATCTTAGGTACTTTATACCTTAATCTGATGACAAATTATATAGGGTATTTTAAGGGGGTGGACATAAATATATTGTCAGGTTATTTCGCATTAGTTATTTTTGAGGGATTTAgtgatatttgaaaatgtttatacGTGAGATCACAGACACTTGGGATCCAAATTTGAAAACTAGTATGCAGGGTAGGTTGGGCATAAACATATTGTAGCATCTTTCCGCTCAATGTCAGGGGAATGTTATTGTTGATCTTTAGAAGAGTTATTGGCTCGATTTCTTGTTgccaattaaccctttcccactcagaagcaaagtgaaaatggatataGGCAAACAGCATTAAagcagaacagactgcgagtttgctactcatcagtaactaaggactggaaatgaagccttaaaaacttgaatctagtaagagaggtcttaaattaaatatatctttataaGGGACTAAACgtgtgtgaaaatatgtatcaaagtggtaaagagttaacccATACATTGACTAAGTTGATCATTAGGGTCCAGGGAGCATCCCAACAATTTCACTGATATCCCTGTTTAGTTGTGTGACATTGTTGTTATCCTCTAATATCTCTAATTGAGAACATTCAGTCCATTCATGTTCTTTTGTTCCAGCATATGAACTCTCACTGCAAGAAGGGTTACACTTTGAGAAACGAATCTTCCACGCTACCTTTGCAACAGTAAGTACTGGTACTGCTTATTTGGAAATGGTATAAACTAGGAACCTACATCTGAATAATTACACATGTAGTAACATGCTTTCATGTATTATGGCTAAATGTTCAGCAGTTGTCATTTGTTGACTTGCTGCTCTGATAATGATGTGCAGTTGGAAAGGGAGGCAAgattaaacaaattttaatttgaaCTCCTAATGCTTCAAGTTTGACAATGGACACAGATTGGAAAATAATCATATatccttatgtttttgatttttatgtcccccagtctatactgggggacatattgtttttgccctgtttgtttgttggtttgtttgtttgcctcaaactttaacattggccataacttttgcaatattgaagatttcaacttgatatttggcatgcatgtgtatctcatggagtggtgaaaggtcaaggtcatccttcaaggtcaacggtcaaatatatgggggggggacatagtgtttcacaaacacatcttgtgtgTATATTGATTTGGTTTATGAATGTTTACAGTACACAGGCAAGGCAGTATGTGGCAGATAACCTTGAAATAGAGAATTTTAGCAGCAATTTCCTCTAAATTGGGAAAGTTGTATTGCTTGATTTGTAACTTTTGAATAAGTACTGGTGAActtacatttaaacataaaatgctaaacataaagatataatttaaaaGGATATTACAACTTCAACTCTTTATTTGATACTTTACAGCTCCAATCACGTAGAGGTCAAACCATACTTTCGAAATTTTGGGACTGGATTTTGgaaaaatcaatacatttttCACTATGGATAATAACTCTCTGGGCAAAAAGTAAATCTTCAAATGTAACATAAAATTTACAATACTCTGTAACGTTTGATCATAATGGCAGAAGGGCATATAGTGTTACCCTGTCTGTGTTTCaatttttgtttctttgtttgtttCTTAGTGTGGGACATTGGCTCCTAATGTTGATGTACATTATGTTATTTCAAACTAAATTGGCATAAAGatcattaattaaaacaatatttcgcATTCCACAGCTATGACGCTAGCTTGAAAGTATATCTCTTAGTGAACAATCAAAGTCTATTATTTTCCTTATATCGCTAATAACTTGTTGTGCAAAATaggatttaaaattaaattggcacaaataataatattaccgGTATGTTTCCATGTTTCGCATGAAACTACCATGTCTGtttctttaaggtcaaggtcacagtggacgCTTGAAGTTTGTACATAGTCCTTATATGGTAGTATTGATAGCTGTTCATGTGACTGTCAGTTCTGTGTCCATACGGTGAATGAGCAAAAAGTATCATCATTTTAAGATCACTTGTTGTATGCAACACTATGGAGCCAGCTTAAAGGTCGATGTCACGTATGTAAAAAGGCTGGATGTGTAGCGACAGTGACATATGTTTGGTACATACATGGTGTATTTACTGTTCTCATGTGTTTCCCACCAACACTCCTTTCTACATCCAGTGGATTGTAGCTTGGGATTTATTTtagcagtgctctgtgaatagggggtttaatgcatgtgcgtaaagtgtcgtcccagattagcctgtgcagtccacacaggctaatcagggacaacccttcggcttttatgatatttttcgtctcaagaaagtctcttagtagcgaaaatccagttaaggcggaaagtgtcatccctgattagcctgtgcggattgcacagtctaatctgggatgacactttatgcacatgcattaaaccccctttttacagagcacagctcattctACTCTAATTCTCTTACCGGTAATTAATTTGTATGTGAAATAGTAAATGCTTCATTGGTGCATGTAtgttttatgtgtattttattcaaataatcaTACTTATTATTTTGGTATGAAATCTTATTTCAACAAAAAACTAACTATTGTGCATTTAATTTGTAGCTTTACAACTTTTATTGCATCTATACCAGAAATGCAAATCACTCTTTTTTGCCAGTGTCAATTTTTGTACAAAATTTGGCGCATTCGATTTGATTCCATTGTACAGACACAGGGCATTACGCttgatattttattgatatgTATCAAGAACATTGCTATTGTTTTTTATAAAGTTCTGTTCCTTTCTTTTCAGGCTGACAGAAAGGAAGGCATGACAGCTTTCTCTGAAAAAAGGAAGCCGACATTCACAGACAATTGAACTTATTGTGCTCAGATGGTAAAGCTTGAAAGGAGGAATTTCATTGCGAAATGTTGTGCTATATATTGACTGCTACAAATGCTACACTTTTTAAGAAGTTACTTTATAGATGATTTATCTAACATTTGTTTGCAGaatacatacaatgtatgaaATAATAAACATACATGATTACAAGTCATCTTAAAATAGCTGTGTTACTTGCTAGCTATGATCAATACCCAATATCAAGTCTTTTAGCTTAAAGGGACTTGCTTACAGTttagaatcaaagcgctgaaggcacttcagttgttcgctctttgaagaTATTTAATATTACTTCCAGCCACAGGACCTTAAGTTTGACGTTTTAAATTAGGCCAATTGACCAGCCATGAAAACTGCAAACACCCATGTAATTTACctttaattgtctacagtggtgagattttgacaAAACATAAAGGAGGAAATTGCCATTGATtaacaatctctcataattttatacaggatGCACACAAACTCCatttatgattacaaagatgaagAAAACAAATCAACGTACTGTATATCAAAGTTGGCGCTAAAGAAAAGTCagtgagtctaacaaagaatgaaccacaacataattttaataattaatgtacaataataaatgtattggtatcaacgagcattgtattaatctttcaagcaaaccacattaaaaaatatttaatattttttgccTGAAATTAAATTCATAATTTAATGCATTTCCATTTCattgtttattcattttcatgtactgacattaacgtGTAACTACTCTACTCTCCCACCTGTCACAAATATTGTTATGAATATACCATCTACTGCAATGTTTAAGTCGTaaatttacttttttgttctatagtttaaatgggtcaatactttctcaccctgtgcatttattccgatttacatttttcatcataaaatactacatgtactgaattgcacgtctatatttagttatagcacctggtctgttgcaacacgcacgcttttcatgcgtTGAACTTGACAGACGATAGAAACAATGTTGCACTGTTATAAAAACACAGGATTTTTTAGATGCGCACAAAGGGACATTAATCAGCAAATATTTACACATAGCAATGGAAaatcaaaatatacatgtactgaaattaaatttctACCACATAGATTCTTTAAaggttattgttttcacaacttactcaccataaggattcaattgctcaccatttgctttaAACTGTTCATACGTAACTACAGTTATACTGTGTTaggatgatgcccgacattgtctttaatgtactgtattaactactgttttatattatgtaaatggtaaaactgtaattatttgttaaacaatctgCTGTGAACGCTAACTTTATTGACcaacttcaataaaaaataatagtcgCCAGCTAACCCCTCCCTCATAAGCATTCTCAGAACGGATTGGACAGCGATAATAACAGTTTGGCGACCAGAAAGTAACATGAGAACATCACTACAACTAAAGCCACCACCAtcagcaccacaatcatcaacaAATCGCCAccatcacaatcaccaccaccgTCACCAAACAACCTCCATCATGACCAccgccaccatcatcatcaccatcacaagCGCCATCACAACCAATATCACCACAAACATCAccaataccaccaccaccactatcacacCACCAATATTACCACAAACATCACCAATACCAACATCACCTCCAACACCACTATCACAATCATCctcactatcaccaccaccactatctTCACAACACCACGActtccatcaccaccaccaaaacATAACCAACATAATCACCGCCATCATTTCCAACACCACCATCAACATTGCTATCACAAGCACCACCAACAACACCATCACAACCGTCACCACCAACACCACTTCCATCATCACCATTACAATCACCATGACCGACACCACCACTTCCATcaccataaccaccaccatcCCCACCATCACCTtcaacaccatcatcattatcacaacAATCTACATCACCACCAACAACACCTCAACCACCATCACCAACACAACCATCACcacctcaaacatcatcacaaCCACCTACACttttatcaccaccaccacaatcagcgccaacaccaccatcaccgccAACTCTACAATCACCACCATTTCCATCACCACCTCTAAAACAATTATCAAAACCagtatcaccaccaccactaccatcaaaACAATCACGAAACATCCCCACTAACCCACCACCGTCTCCACTAATACCgccaacaccatcaccaccacaattacctccaccatcatcaccacaaccactatcaccaccaccgcTACCATCAAAATGACCACAATTATCACCACCACCTTTTCCACCATCTACGTCTCCAATACCATCACCACAACCAAAGCAACCACCATCACTACAACAAacgccatcaccatcatcacaacAACCATCACCATTACCATCACCGCCATCATCACTACTACAATGATCAACATCACTATAACTAACACCACCACCGTCAGCATCACAAGCATAACAAACGTCACCAAAtcatcacaatcaccaccaccgTCACCAATTAACTGACATCCTGACCACCAATATCACCACCATCAtcgccaccaccatcatcataatcaccatcatcaccaccatcacaagGACCATCTCCACCAATGCAACCATCACCATAaccatcatcaccaacatcaaCAAACTCAACATCACCATCACTTTCATCACCATCCCCACCACCAACTCCACCAATCACAACCATTTCCATCACCGTTTACACCACCTTCACAAttaacaccaacaccaccataaCAACCATCATTTACATCACAGTCATCGTTGTCATCGCCCACACCACAGCCATTCCATTCACAACCACCATCACCTCAAAAACTTCCATCACCATCACagtcaccaccatcaccacctatATCTCCATCAACagtaccatcaccaccaccaccagagcCACCCCAACAATCAGCAACAACATGACGAATAACCTCCACCATCATCACTATTACCATTTCCAGCACCACAAGCACCagcaccaccattaccaccatcaCGATTACCCTCACCACTTCCATCACCACTACCATCCCCCTTCACCACCATTACCATCATTATCGCGACCACAACCACTTtaaccaacaccatcatcatcataaccatcaccaTCTTCCCCGTCATAACCACCATCACCATTACCACCGCCATCACCTTCTCCACCAACATCACCACCTCCATCACTAGCACCACCGtcatcacaaacaccatcataaCCATCACAACTATCACACAACAaccatcaccaacatcatcaccaacaccacaATCGCCATTACCACCACCGTAACCACTATCGCCACCAACAtaacaaccatcaccaccaccgtcCCCACTATTACCACAACCATCACAAACACCATCAACACCATAATCAcattcaccaccatcatcaccaacacGATCATCACAGCACCATCACCATTTccacaaccaccatcatcattatcttgcaaatcatcattattttccttgttaatctaacaaaatgtattttcttataaatagTAATTATACATGGACATATTAGGCATGTGTGTTTGTATTAAACGGGGTTTCTTacacataaatataaaacatattattcaGTCGCTCCAATTTCTTCAATATGCAACGATGTTCAGCCTCCACGGAACGGCTAAATTGAGAAATCTTCATGGCATCCGTAAACGTTGCGCCATACTTCTCCAGCAGTACAACCGGATCGTGTCAGGGTCCCATCTGACATGAACTGGAAAATGACctaaaataaattaaacgctactttattgaaaatcaacAAATAGCGTTTTTTTCTCCTTCTCCATATTTAACCCCCGCCGAATACACACATCGAAAACCAGATCAATGTATTTACGCCGCATATAAATGCAGAAACTAGAAACGTATGCATTTTAAGCGCAAAACCATTAATGTATCTTCTCACTCTCTACTTAATACATGAACAATACCAACACTATATTTCTCACTCCCAAAAGGTGTCAAAGTGAACGAAGTTTAACTATTATGCAAGTACATGTGTGTTCTCATTAATATAAAACGATATATATGATTCATTCAATTACTTAAGATAACTGCCAACTAAAAGATCATTTGAAAACATGATACTGCATTTGCTGTCAATGTGCCCATTAAAGCAAAAGGGCCTGTATTTTATTTCGCATTTGAAGACttgtttagattttttttgtCAATACAATACTAGGATTAACGTATTACTttcaacacatttttttcataatgatGGGCATTTGTAAATGACATAAATACATATCACAGCTTTATATCGAATCTAATCACCTGAAAAAGGCTAGAATTTAAAGTTCTCCCAACATTATGTTTGGTCTTTACGTGTTTACATTATTTGCATGTTTCTGGCGATGACAAAATTACGTCAAGTGTACAGCTTAACAAAACCATGCATGAGTAACCAATAAAAGAGGAAAAcaggtaaataaaataaacacgtatTAGCATATTTAGAAAAATTAGGATACGtccatttgtaaaaaaaaaggtcAGAGTTTACGTTAAACTGTTGCAATGAAAAAAAAGATAAGGTGATGCAAGACCTTACTTACTGCCTTTGCTAAACTGTATTGTCGTTGGAAAACAGAACAAACACGCTATcgattagacttgattttcagagctaaggcgttttaacactgttatcgctgactcggactcgcttttgcaccatcgacccacgtcagtgtgtttacgcttgcgggcaaaaaagtgtgtccctcgctgtaaactgaggagccttgcccgagTTTGAGCGTCAACGATGTAAAAACGTCCTAGCTCTATAAATCACGTCGAATGGACAGTACGTGTTGTCTGTCTGCATACCAACAGCAGCAATAATGCTTAGCAAGGGAAGTCAAcaacaatcgcacatcacaattatctctttaagcataacgtcatctttgacctttaaaaatggtatcacttatctttgtattcaCAGCAATGGCAGAGATGACGGTCCATACTCCAGTCTGGTATATGTGACCTTCAGCGGTTGGCCATGGTTTATCGGAGCCCATGCAGAGTTCCTGCCCTTATCCCAATGCACGGACAGctgttgaacaaaaatatgttagAGATACCACCACGACGTATATTGGATACAGACAAAGAATACGTCGCCAGTATAATTTTgtccaaatatattgattaaaatgaaGTGTTCCAAATGACAATGTGCTATATTTTCCAAATTAGTTGCAGATAAATAACATCAACACGTATTAGCATTTATAGGTAAATAAACATACGTCCATTTGCAACAAAAGGTCAGAGGTTACGTTATACTGCTGCAATGAAAAAAAAGAGATAAGGTGATGCAAGACCTTACTTACTGCCTTTGCTAAACTGTATTGTCgttggaaaacaaaacaaacacccTATCGATTAGACTTGGTTTTCAGAGCTAAGGCGTTTTAACACAGTTAGCGctgactcggactcgctttcgcaccatcgacccacgtcagtgtgtttacgcttgcgggcaaaaaagtgtgtccctcgctgtaaactgaggagccttgcccgagTTCGAGCGTCAACGATGTTAAAACGTCCTAACTCTATAAATCACGTCGAATGGACAGTACGTGTTGTCTGTCTGCATACCAACAGCAGCAATAATGCTTAGCAAAGGAAGTCAACAACAATGGCAcatcacaattatttctttaagcATCTGTTTAACGTcatctttgacctttaaaaatggtatcacttatctttgtattcaCAGCAATGGCAGAGATGACGGTCCATACTCTAGTCTGGTATATGTGACTATCAGCGGTTGGCCATGGTTTATCGGAGCCCATTTAGAGTTCATGCCCTTATCCCAATGCACGAACAGctgttgaacaaaaatatgttagAGATACCACCACGACGTATATTGGATACAGACAAAGAATACGTCGCCAGTATAATTTTGTCcaaaaatattgattaaattgaaGTGTTCCAAATGACAATGTGCTATATTTTCCAAATTAGTTGCagataaataacataaacacgtATTAGCATATATAGGTAAATTAGAATACGTCCATTTGCAACAAAATGTCAGAGGTTACGTTATACTGCTGCAATGAAAAAACGAGATAAGATGATGTAAGACCTTACTTACTGCCTTTGCTAAACTGTATTGTCGTTGGAAAACAGAACAAACAGGCTATTgattagacttgattttcagagcTAAGGCGTTTAAACACTGTAAACGctgactcggactcgctttcgcaccatcgacccacgtcagtgtgtttacgcttgcgggcaaaaaagTGCGTTTCTCGCTGTAACctgaggagccttgcccgagTTTGAGCGCCAACAATGTTAAAACGTCCTAGCACTATAAATCAAGTCAAATGGGCAGTGTTATTTTCCTGCATACCAACAGCAGTAATGCTTACCAAAGGAAGTCAACGACGatcgcacatcacaattatctCTTTAAATATACCTGTCTATATAACTATATCTTTGACATGTAAAAATgatatcacttatctttgtatttaCAGCAAATGCAGGGATGACGATCCATACTTCAGACTGGTATATGTGACCTTAAGCGGTTGGCGATGGTGTATCGGAGTCCATTCAGAGTTCCTGCCCTTATCCCAACGCACGGACAGCTGTTGAACAAAAAATATGCTAGAGATACCACCCACGACGTATATTGGATACAAAGAATTTGTCCCTAATATTTTTttgtccaaatatattgatataagTTTAAAAGTGTTCCAACTGACAATGTGTTATATTATTACAAATAAGTTGCAGCGCGAAAACCTTCCATTTACGATAATTGACAGTGTTG
The sequence above is drawn from the Dreissena polymorpha isolate Duluth1 unplaced genomic scaffold, UMN_Dpol_1.0 chrUn032, whole genome shotgun sequence genome and encodes:
- the LOC127863738 gene encoding uncharacterized protein LOC127863738 yields the protein MVVIGGVGGGDGDESDGDVEFVDVGDDGYGDGCIGGDGPCDGGDDGDYDDGGGDDGGDIGGQDVIVMMAVMVMVMVVVMMVMAFVVVMVVALVVVMVLET